A DNA window from Setaria viridis chromosome 2, Setaria_viridis_v4.0, whole genome shotgun sequence contains the following coding sequences:
- the LOC117842117 gene encoding thaumatin-like protein 1 yields MATIFVFTNRCPETIYPGVLTSPGKPGFPTTGFALPPGPDAAFPGVPAGWSGRIWGRYRCATDASGSFGCASGDCATGRVECAGNGNQAPSTLAEFTLNGQDGKDFYDISNVDGFNVPIQILPYGGPAGGCATVTCAANINAACPPELVARAADGSTVGCRSACGAFNTDEFCCRGEYGTPDTCRPSRYSEFFKAQCPQAYSYAYDDRSSTFTCASGGNYQILFCP; encoded by the coding sequence ATGGCAACAATATTCGTGTTCACAAACAGGTGCCCTGAAACGATCTACCCCGGCGTGCTGACGAGCCCAGGCAAGCCGGGCTTCCCGACCACCGGCTTCGCGCTGCCGCCCGGCCCCGACGCCGCCTTCCCGGGCGTCCCCGCCGGTTGGTCAGGCCGCATCTGGGGCCGCTACCGCTGCGCCACCGACGCCTCAGGCAGCTTCGGGTGCGCCTCCGGCGACTGCGCCACGGGGCGCGTCGAGTGCGCCGGCAACGGCAACCAGGCGCCGAGCACGCTGGCCGAGTTCACGCTCAACGGCCAGGACGGCAAGGACTTCTACGACATCAGCAACGTCGACGGCTTCAACGTGCCAATCCAGATCCTGCCGTACggcggcccggccggcggcTGCGCGACGGTGACCTGCGCCGCCAACATCAACGCGGCGTGCCCGCCGGAGCTGGTGGCGAGGGCGGCGGACGGCAGCACGGTGGGGTGCCGGAGCGCGTGCGGGGCGTTCAACACGGACGAGTTCTGCTGCCGCGGGGAGTACGGGACCCCCGACACGTGCAGGCCGAGCAGGTACTCGGAGTTCTTCAAGGCGCAGTGCCCGCAGGCCTACAGCTACGCCTATGACGACAGGAGCAGCACCTTCACCTGCGCGTCCGGCGGCAATTACCAGATCCTCTTCTGCCCTTGA
- the LOC117842163 gene encoding zinc finger protein JAGGED-like, whose amino-acid sequence MEGGFNKAGSPEASGEGSRRAPAAAYYECSFCKRGFTNAQALGGHMNIHRKDRGGKSGAAPPQQDDAGGSRTYGGDVHLGLSLGRKEDVDLELRLGGYPYN is encoded by the coding sequence ATGGAAGGTGGCTTCAACAAGGCCGGCTCACCGGAGGCGTCCGGCGAGGGCTCgaggcgggcgccggcggccgcctaCTACGAGTGCTCCTTCTGCAAGAGGGGGTTCACCAACGCGCAGGCGCTCGGCGGCCACATGAACATCCACCGCAAGGACCGCGGCGGCAAGTCCGGGGCCGCGCCACCGCAGCAGGACGACGCCGGTGGCTCCCGGACCTACGGCGGCGACGTGCACCTGGGTCTCTCCCTGGGGAGGAAGGAGGATGTTGATCTGGAGCTCAGGCTTGGAGGCTATCCTTATAACTAA